The proteins below are encoded in one region of Nitrospira sp.:
- the fadE10 gene encoding putative acyl-CoA dehydrogenase FadE10, whose product MSSLLKGFERIEEAREHFTGLSFMAGLYDGRVDLELLLPTPESQEDKTAGDAFCGEVQHFLLREVDAEEIERTAKIPERVLRGLFALGVFGMKIPKEYGGLGFSYTTYGRVLTLIASWSNILALTVAVPQSIGIAMPLLLFGNEAQKRKYLPLVAREAISAFALTEPATGSDAANVRTEAVLDSSGRHFLVNGEKLWCTNGPIARYITLVARVPARRAEREGILEWMPVVRGRGADDRVHSTFILDMATSGVAIRQRCQFEGCRGIENAHLTLTNVRIPVEDVIGQIGKGLKYALTILNVGRGISIPAICLGMAKQAWQPALDHANTRLTFQKPLAERQTQQIRIGRMASHLYAMEALATLVWRLADQHRYDLRIEAATVKMFCSEETIRFVRDAQILFGGLGYETAESKKARGEPAFGIEQLVRDAEMYRIGEGATDILRPFVVREGLAHHLERAKAYDRDDLSTRQRLHQAAKDLGFYLPWYLRQWRRKRIPPRREFQHPHVRPHLTYIEHTSRRLARLALYAMLRFRVSFRDEQRIHNRLEAVTEDLLAMAAVALHGERCARLEGRMAVWELVETFCRHAKQRVEEALREFRQPRDRLTAQVGTHALNGYYPGLSEGIIRRRLQDYRPRGPSQDSISKSTESADVRSMATHTHD is encoded by the coding sequence ATGAGCAGCCTCCTGAAAGGATTCGAGCGGATCGAAGAGGCCCGCGAGCATTTCACGGGACTCAGTTTCATGGCCGGCCTCTACGACGGCCGGGTGGACCTCGAGCTGTTGTTGCCCACGCCGGAATCTCAGGAGGACAAAACCGCGGGCGACGCGTTTTGCGGAGAGGTCCAACACTTTCTGCTGCGCGAAGTCGATGCAGAAGAGATCGAGCGGACGGCGAAGATTCCCGAGCGCGTGCTTCGCGGTTTGTTTGCGCTCGGCGTGTTCGGCATGAAGATTCCGAAAGAATACGGCGGCCTCGGTTTTTCGTACACGACCTATGGACGAGTCCTGACGCTCATTGCGAGTTGGAGCAATATTCTCGCCCTGACCGTAGCGGTGCCTCAATCCATCGGCATTGCCATGCCGCTGCTGCTGTTTGGCAACGAAGCGCAGAAGCGGAAGTACCTTCCGTTGGTGGCGCGAGAGGCGATCTCCGCCTTTGCGTTGACGGAGCCCGCCACGGGGTCCGATGCCGCCAATGTGCGCACGGAAGCGGTCCTGGACTCTTCGGGCCGCCATTTCCTCGTCAACGGAGAAAAGCTCTGGTGCACGAACGGGCCCATCGCCCGGTATATCACGCTGGTCGCGCGTGTGCCGGCCCGTCGTGCGGAACGCGAGGGTATACTCGAATGGATGCCCGTTGTCCGCGGGCGCGGAGCGGATGATCGGGTGCACTCAACGTTTATTTTGGACATGGCCACCTCGGGCGTGGCGATTCGTCAGCGTTGTCAATTCGAGGGATGTCGTGGAATCGAAAATGCTCACCTGACCCTGACGAACGTGCGGATTCCGGTGGAGGACGTCATCGGTCAGATCGGGAAGGGACTCAAATATGCCCTGACGATCCTGAACGTGGGAAGAGGGATCAGCATTCCGGCCATTTGCCTTGGCATGGCCAAGCAGGCCTGGCAGCCTGCGCTCGACCACGCCAACACGCGCCTGACGTTCCAGAAGCCCTTGGCCGAGCGTCAGACGCAGCAAATTCGAATCGGACGGATGGCGAGCCATCTCTATGCGATGGAGGCGCTCGCCACGTTAGTCTGGCGCTTGGCGGATCAGCACCGCTACGACCTTCGCATCGAAGCCGCGACCGTCAAGATGTTCTGTTCCGAGGAAACGATCCGTTTCGTGCGGGACGCTCAGATTCTTTTCGGTGGGCTGGGCTACGAGACGGCGGAATCCAAGAAGGCGCGCGGCGAACCGGCTTTTGGGATCGAACAACTGGTCCGAGACGCGGAAATGTACCGCATCGGGGAGGGCGCGACCGATATCCTCCGGCCGTTTGTTGTTCGCGAGGGACTCGCGCATCATCTGGAGCGTGCCAAGGCGTACGACCGGGACGATCTCAGCACGCGTCAACGACTACACCAGGCGGCCAAGGACCTGGGGTTTTATCTCCCGTGGTATCTTCGTCAATGGCGAAGGAAGCGCATCCCGCCGCGACGAGAGTTTCAGCATCCCCACGTCCGTCCGCACTTGACATACATTGAGCACACGAGTCGCCGTCTCGCGCGGCTGGCGTTATACGCCATGTTACGGTTCCGGGTCTCGTTCCGCGACGAACAACGCATCCACAACCGACTCGAGGCCGTGACGGAAGACCTGCTAGCTATGGCCGCCGTGGCGCTCCATGGTGAGCGGTGTGCGCGGCTGGAGGGGAGGATGGCGGTGTGGGAACTGGTGGAAACGTTTTGTCGACATGCGAAACAGCGGGTCGAGGAGGCCTTGAGAGAATTCCGGCAGCCCAGGGACAGGCTCACGGCTCAGGTTGGGACGCATGCGCTCAACGGCTACTATCCTGGGCTCTCGGAAGGGATCATTCGCCGTCGGTTGCAAGATTACCGTCCCAGGGGTCCGTCACAAGATTCGATCTCTAAATCAACGGAGTCTGCCGATGTGCGGAGCATGGCGACACACACGCACGACTAA
- a CDS encoding AMP-dependent ligase, translated as MSLLTDVEARIAQARETVVPSWELPWASFAEFFKARVYDRALVHRTFLSFYDECRVVRRVYTYGEFGVVVERVVSFLHDRLGLNRGDRLATVLFNHDLTVIVYFAAWTMGIAVVPINVEEPTERKRYILQHSEVAAVLCWQEWYEEIVSLQDGLPSLREVVAVGDHGFLECKEPERNGLRNGAAIPARPRLQATRLDDVALIIYTSGTTGPPKGVILTAGNLLVDADAIAVWHGFSAMSRLMCVLPIHHVNGIVVTLVTPFYCKGSTVLNRRFRTGDFWTRVQEERVTCVSVVPTLLEFLLDAKDDGVRNRLEAFDGFICGAGPLLKDTVARFDDRFHLPIYHGYGLSETTCYACFLPHSLSPDEHRRWLMDHEFPSIGIPLRHNLMTILNEDGTQLPERERGEICIRGATVCAGYLKREDANAAAFECGWFRSGDEGFYLADARGRSFFFISGRLKELIIRGGVNISPLEIDDALRSHPGVQFAMAVPFEHRYYGEEIAAYIVPKDADAPPTEGDLAAHCRTRLPFSKRPKVLVMGREIPYTSTGKPKRLELKAQLAARLHAYRDIQFRDSS; from the coding sequence ATGAGCCTCTTGACCGACGTTGAAGCACGAATCGCGCAAGCGCGCGAGACGGTAGTGCCTTCGTGGGAACTGCCGTGGGCGTCGTTTGCCGAATTTTTCAAGGCGCGAGTCTACGACCGTGCGCTCGTCCACCGGACGTTCCTCTCCTTTTACGACGAGTGTCGAGTGGTGCGGCGCGTGTACACGTACGGTGAATTCGGCGTTGTCGTGGAGCGGGTTGTGAGCTTCCTCCATGACCGCCTCGGTCTCAACCGAGGCGACCGGCTGGCGACGGTGTTGTTCAATCACGATCTGACGGTCATCGTCTATTTTGCGGCCTGGACCATGGGGATTGCGGTGGTGCCCATCAACGTCGAAGAACCGACGGAACGGAAGCGCTACATCTTGCAACATTCAGAGGTGGCGGCCGTCTTGTGCTGGCAGGAGTGGTACGAGGAGATCGTGAGCCTACAGGATGGCCTGCCGTCCTTGCGCGAGGTGGTCGCAGTGGGAGACCATGGCTTTCTTGAATGCAAGGAGCCCGAGCGCAATGGTCTTCGAAACGGGGCTGCGATTCCCGCCCGACCCCGGCTCCAGGCCACCCGACTGGATGATGTGGCGCTGATTATCTATACCTCTGGCACGACCGGCCCTCCGAAAGGCGTGATCCTCACCGCCGGCAATCTCCTTGTGGACGCGGACGCCATCGCGGTCTGGCATGGATTCAGCGCCATGTCTCGGTTGATGTGCGTGCTGCCCATTCATCACGTGAACGGCATCGTGGTGACGCTGGTCACGCCGTTCTACTGTAAAGGCAGCACCGTGCTGAACCGGCGGTTCAGGACCGGCGATTTCTGGACTCGAGTCCAGGAGGAACGTGTGACGTGCGTGAGCGTGGTGCCCACGCTGCTCGAATTTCTCCTGGATGCCAAGGACGACGGGGTCCGAAACCGGCTGGAAGCATTCGACGGCTTCATTTGCGGAGCCGGCCCGCTCCTCAAGGATACGGTCGCGCGGTTCGACGATCGATTTCATCTGCCGATCTATCACGGGTACGGGCTGTCGGAAACCACCTGTTACGCGTGCTTTCTGCCTCACTCGCTCTCGCCCGATGAGCATCGCCGGTGGCTCATGGACCATGAGTTTCCGTCGATCGGCATTCCCCTGCGACACAACCTGATGACGATTCTCAACGAGGACGGAACCCAACTGCCGGAACGCGAGCGGGGAGAAATTTGCATACGGGGCGCGACCGTCTGTGCCGGGTATCTGAAGCGGGAGGATGCGAATGCGGCGGCCTTCGAATGCGGCTGGTTTCGATCAGGCGACGAAGGGTTCTATCTGGCCGACGCACGAGGTCGGTCGTTCTTTTTTATTTCCGGCCGGCTGAAAGAGCTGATTATCCGAGGAGGCGTCAATATCTCGCCGCTGGAAATCGACGACGCCCTGCGGAGTCACCCCGGCGTGCAGTTCGCCATGGCCGTCCCGTTCGAGCATCGATACTACGGCGAGGAAATCGCCGCCTACATCGTGCCGAAGGATGCGGACGCACCGCCGACGGAGGGGGATCTTGCGGCCCATTGCCGGACCAGATTGCCGTTTTCGAAGCGACCCAAAGTCCTCGTCATGGGGCGGGAGATTCCGTACACCTCAACAGGAAAGCCCAAGCGGCTCGAACTAAAGGCACAACTGGCGGCACGGCTGCACGCGTATCGGGACATCCAGTTCAGGGATTCGAGCTGA
- the citZ gene encoding citrate synthase 2 yields MNPTTHVGAATEAGYSPGLEGVIAGESALCQVDEGTAGLRYCGYAIGDLAQWSSFEEVAYLLLHGHLPSRKELDDFCAIVAGLRVLPEQVEQMLDGVRDAMHPMDVLRTGISCLGLNDSDAQDSSHDANLRKSIRLMAQIPLLVAEAHHRVRRAPVIRPDPANTFAQNLLRLVTGRAGDARADAMARVLNVSLILYAEHEFNASTFSARVAASTLTDLHGAITAAVAALKGPLHGGANEAVAAMLIDIGKPDRAASWVRDALAQKRRVMGFGHRVLRQGDARSVIIQQHAERLSRVCGEPRWYEIATIVDRMMQEEKGLSPNLDFYTGVAYLVMGIPRDLYTPLFVCSRITGWCAHVIEQQDHNRLIRPRARYIGPPPRAYEPLDRR; encoded by the coding sequence ATGAACCCGACGACGCACGTGGGCGCGGCAACGGAAGCGGGATACAGTCCCGGATTGGAGGGAGTCATCGCCGGTGAGTCGGCCTTGTGCCAGGTGGACGAGGGGACCGCGGGACTGCGGTATTGCGGGTACGCGATAGGCGACTTGGCTCAGTGGAGCAGCTTCGAAGAGGTCGCGTATCTCCTCTTGCACGGTCATCTCCCCAGTCGAAAGGAACTCGACGACTTCTGCGCGATTGTGGCCGGTCTTCGAGTGTTGCCGGAACAGGTCGAGCAGATGCTGGACGGCGTACGCGATGCCATGCATCCGATGGACGTGCTGCGAACCGGGATTTCGTGTCTGGGACTGAACGATTCCGACGCGCAGGACAGTTCGCACGACGCCAATCTACGCAAGTCCATTCGATTGATGGCGCAGATTCCGCTGCTGGTCGCGGAGGCGCATCATCGAGTGCGCCGTGCGCCGGTGATCCGGCCGGATCCCGCCAATACGTTCGCACAGAATTTGCTGCGGCTGGTGACGGGTCGGGCCGGAGACGCGCGGGCCGATGCCATGGCGCGGGTGCTGAACGTCTCACTCATTCTGTATGCGGAGCATGAGTTCAACGCCTCCACGTTTTCCGCACGAGTGGCGGCGTCCACGTTGACCGATCTGCACGGGGCGATCACGGCGGCCGTGGCGGCGCTGAAAGGGCCACTGCACGGCGGAGCCAATGAAGCCGTGGCCGCGATGCTGATCGACATCGGGAAGCCGGATCGCGCGGCCTCTTGGGTGCGCGACGCGTTGGCGCAGAAGCGACGCGTCATGGGATTCGGGCACCGGGTCCTGCGACAGGGCGACGCTCGTTCCGTCATCATCCAACAGCATGCCGAACGACTGAGCCGAGTGTGCGGTGAGCCCCGATGGTACGAGATCGCGACCATCGTCGACCGAATGATGCAGGAGGAGAAGGGCCTGTCTCCAAACCTCGATTTTTACACGGGCGTGGCCTATTTGGTGATGGGAATTCCCCGGGACCTGTATACGCCGTTGTTCGTGTGTTCGCGGATCACCGGCTGGTGCGCGCACGTGATCGAGCAGCAGGACCACAATCGTCTGATCAGGCCGCGCGCCCGGTACATCGGGCCGCCACCTCGAGCGTATGAGCCTCTTGACCGACGTTGA
- a CDS encoding methylisocitrate lyase gives MTSRDTMLSRAGRLRQMLDACTVAIPGAYNALTAMQIERAGYEAVYVSGAAVSACRGMPDIGRLSLSQMLGDAATIAKAVSIPTIVDADTGYGPPNTVREAVRAFEDAGLAGMQIEDQEGAKKCGHLSGKRVIPARDMVEKIEAATESRARREFVIVARTDARGAEGLDSAVGRALVYAKAGADALFPEALESAEEFRRFSAAMQEHGVTIPLIANMTEFGKTPYLTVQQFGELGYRGVLFPVTALRIATRAIEKLLVELRRCGSQQDWLDRMMTRAELYDLLRYEQETKGESEVP, from the coding sequence ATGACCTCTCGGGACACGATGCTGTCACGTGCGGGCCGCCTGCGCCAGATGCTGGACGCATGCACGGTCGCAATCCCCGGTGCGTACAACGCGCTCACCGCCATGCAGATCGAACGGGCTGGCTACGAAGCCGTCTACGTATCGGGAGCGGCGGTCTCGGCCTGCCGGGGCATGCCCGACATCGGTCGGTTGTCCTTGTCCCAGATGCTCGGCGACGCGGCTACGATTGCCAAGGCCGTGTCCATTCCGACCATCGTCGACGCGGATACCGGCTATGGGCCACCGAATACAGTGAGGGAGGCTGTCCGGGCCTTCGAGGATGCAGGACTGGCGGGGATGCAGATCGAAGATCAAGAGGGGGCGAAGAAATGCGGTCATTTGTCCGGGAAGCGCGTGATTCCGGCTCGTGACATGGTGGAAAAGATCGAAGCGGCGACCGAGTCCAGGGCCCGGCGGGAGTTCGTGATCGTGGCGCGGACGGACGCACGAGGCGCGGAAGGGCTGGACTCTGCGGTGGGACGAGCCTTGGTCTACGCGAAGGCGGGAGCGGATGCGTTATTCCCGGAGGCGTTGGAATCCGCCGAAGAGTTTCGCCGCTTTTCGGCCGCCATGCAGGAGCACGGCGTGACCATTCCCCTGATCGCCAACATGACGGAATTCGGGAAGACGCCGTACCTGACCGTTCAGCAATTTGGGGAACTGGGTTATCGCGGTGTCCTTTTCCCGGTCACGGCCTTGCGGATCGCCACCAGGGCGATCGAGAAGTTGCTGGTCGAGCTGAGGCGATGTGGATCGCAGCAGGATTGGCTCGACCGGATGATGACCCGAGCCGAACTCTACGACCTGCTCCGGTACGAGCAGGAGACGAAAGGCGAATCGGAGGTGCCATGA
- a CDS encoding MmgE/PrpD family protein, giving the protein MLAERLARYTDSLCYDDLPGEVVHEVKRRILDSLGCAFGAWSALPCRIARKVAQFVRVPGGATVWGTAHKTTPDLAAFANGALVRYLDFNDTYLSKEPAHPSDNIPAILAAGEVAHATGKRVILSIVLAYEIQCRLCDAAALRPRGWDHVTYGPLSSALAVAKVMRLSDTQAMQAVNLAGVANVALRQTRVGELSMWKACAFANAARNGLFAALLAQRGMTGPGPLFEGEKGFMKLVSGAFDLPALGGEPAVGAAPAGFKILDTYIKHFPVEYHAQTAVEAALALREDLHHAEGARAVEQLSDVEIGSYDVAIEIIGRDPEKWHPATRETADHSLPYCVARALLDGRMTEHSFSAERLRASAVIQLMKKVRVVRQPEFADRYPAAMPTRVTGRTLSGRSYAKQVDLPLGHPRHPMSDRDVEAKFRRLVAGRVERAKIEKLLESVWTLERCKDIKAVMPLMRARTQ; this is encoded by the coding sequence ATGTTGGCGGAACGCCTGGCCAGATACACCGACTCCCTTTGTTACGACGATCTTCCCGGGGAGGTCGTTCACGAGGTCAAGCGCCGGATACTCGATAGTCTGGGTTGCGCCTTCGGCGCGTGGAGTGCTCTTCCTTGCCGGATTGCGCGCAAGGTCGCCCAGTTCGTGCGTGTCCCCGGCGGTGCAACGGTGTGGGGCACGGCTCACAAGACAACGCCGGACCTCGCGGCCTTCGCCAACGGGGCGTTGGTGCGATACCTCGATTTCAACGACACCTATCTCTCGAAGGAGCCTGCACATCCGTCCGACAATATTCCCGCCATTCTTGCCGCGGGAGAAGTGGCTCATGCGACAGGCAAACGGGTGATTCTCTCCATCGTCTTGGCCTATGAGATTCAATGTCGGCTGTGCGATGCAGCAGCACTCCGGCCGCGAGGGTGGGACCATGTCACATACGGGCCGTTGTCGTCGGCTCTGGCTGTAGCCAAAGTGATGCGGTTGTCCGATACCCAGGCCATGCAGGCCGTCAATCTGGCCGGAGTGGCCAATGTGGCACTTCGGCAGACCAGGGTTGGCGAGTTATCGATGTGGAAGGCCTGCGCATTTGCCAACGCCGCGCGTAACGGCCTGTTTGCAGCGCTCCTGGCCCAGCGCGGGATGACGGGGCCGGGCCCATTATTCGAGGGCGAAAAGGGCTTCATGAAACTCGTCTCCGGGGCTTTCGACCTTCCCGCACTGGGGGGAGAGCCCGCGGTCGGAGCAGCACCGGCCGGCTTCAAGATTCTGGATACTTATATCAAGCATTTCCCGGTGGAATACCACGCGCAAACCGCGGTGGAGGCGGCGTTGGCCCTCCGAGAGGACCTCCATCACGCGGAGGGGGCCCGCGCGGTCGAGCAGTTGTCCGATGTCGAGATCGGAAGCTATGACGTGGCCATCGAGATCATCGGGCGCGATCCCGAAAAATGGCATCCGGCTACGCGGGAGACGGCGGACCACAGCTTGCCCTACTGCGTGGCGAGGGCGCTGCTCGACGGTCGTATGACCGAGCACTCGTTCAGCGCGGAGCGGCTTCGGGCCTCCGCGGTGATCCAATTGATGAAGAAGGTACGAGTGGTCCGTCAACCGGAGTTTGCAGATCGCTATCCGGCAGCCATGCCGACCAGAGTGACCGGTAGGACGTTGTCGGGACGATCCTACGCAAAGCAGGTCGATCTTCCGCTGGGGCATCCTCGTCATCCCATGTCCGATCGCGATGTGGAGGCCAAGTTCCGACGCTTGGTCGCAGGGCGAGTCGAGCGAGCCAAAATCGAGAAGCTGTTGGAATCCGTCTGGACGCTGGAACGATGCAAGGACATCAAGGCGGTCATGCCCTTGATGCGGGCGCGAACACAATGA
- a CDS encoding enoyl-CoA hydratase, translating to MEDSMSHQPLTISHHVARITIHNPPANALNRTVLRELEESLILVEENDYVRVVLLTGSGRFFCAGADIHELTHLNSMHAGADFSVRGQALFNRFERSDKPVVAAINGACVGGGLELALACHIRIAAAGATLGLPEINLGLIPGFGGTQRLPRIVGPSCAAEMILTGESVTAEDAMRLGLVSRVVPADALLHEAEALANRLATRGTQAIGAALHAIRGGLDIPLAEGLAREAELFGQLCTTADKKEATRAFIEKREPRLAQTEA from the coding sequence ATGGAGGACAGCATGTCCCATCAACCACTGACAATTTCGCATCATGTTGCGCGCATTACGATTCACAATCCACCGGCCAACGCGCTGAACCGGACCGTGCTCAGGGAACTCGAGGAAAGCCTGATCTTGGTGGAGGAAAATGACTACGTGCGCGTCGTGCTGCTGACCGGATCGGGCCGCTTCTTTTGCGCCGGCGCGGATATTCATGAGTTGACACACCTCAACTCCATGCATGCCGGCGCGGACTTTTCCGTGCGAGGTCAAGCGCTGTTCAATCGGTTCGAGCGGTCGGATAAGCCGGTCGTGGCCGCGATCAACGGCGCCTGTGTGGGCGGAGGGCTCGAGTTGGCCCTTGCGTGCCATATCAGGATCGCCGCGGCCGGGGCGACGTTGGGATTGCCGGAAATCAATCTCGGGCTCATCCCGGGATTCGGCGGCACGCAACGATTGCCGCGTATCGTCGGTCCATCCTGTGCGGCCGAAATGATCCTCACGGGTGAAAGCGTCACGGCCGAAGACGCGATGCGGCTGGGTCTGGTGTCCAGAGTGGTCCCTGCGGATGCGCTGTTGCACGAGGCGGAGGCGTTGGCGAATCGCTTGGCCACTCGAGGCACGCAGGCGATTGGTGCGGCACTCCATGCCATCCGCGGCGGACTGGATATCCCGTTGGCCGAAGGCCTGGCCCGCGAGGCCGAGTTGTTCGGCCAGTTGTGCACGACGGCTGACAAAAAAGAGGCGACGCGTGCCTTCATCGAGAAGCGGGAACCCAGGCTGGCGCAGACGGAAGCGTGA
- a CDS encoding GTPase translates to MHPTIDATSLIQRVQAGDIQAVSRLMTLLEREDSDGVAVLRRLGPGPERASAIGVTGYPGTGKSTLIDQLIAAYRRLGKKVGVLAIDVSSPLTGGAVLGDRVRMQRHAGDRSVFIRSMGTRGHRGGLAPSTRDAAVVLEAAGYEVILIETVGVGQNEVEIRGMAHAVIAIVAPGLGDDIQAMKAGLLEVADIIVVNKGDYEGADSTLRDLQAWHPHVLRTVAAKGEGVAELIAAIAEHERMQDLGRRCATSCADAYPNGRTSARA, encoded by the coding sequence ATGCATCCGACGATCGATGCGACGTCGCTCATCCAGCGGGTCCAAGCCGGCGACATTCAGGCGGTATCTCGCCTGATGACGCTGCTGGAACGTGAGGACTCCGATGGAGTGGCGGTGCTGAGGCGATTGGGTCCGGGACCCGAACGGGCATCCGCCATCGGCGTCACGGGTTATCCCGGGACGGGGAAAAGCACGCTGATCGATCAACTGATCGCGGCGTATCGGCGTCTCGGCAAGAAGGTCGGCGTGCTGGCCATCGACGTCAGCAGCCCCCTGACCGGCGGCGCCGTGCTGGGTGACCGCGTGAGAATGCAGCGGCATGCCGGAGACCGAAGCGTGTTCATTCGGAGCATGGGCACGCGCGGCCATCGGGGCGGCTTGGCTCCCTCGACGCGGGATGCCGCGGTGGTGCTCGAGGCCGCAGGGTACGAAGTCATCCTGATCGAGACGGTGGGCGTCGGACAGAACGAGGTCGAGATCAGGGGTATGGCCCACGCTGTGATCGCGATCGTGGCACCCGGGCTCGGAGACGACATCCAGGCGATGAAGGCGGGACTCCTGGAGGTGGCCGATATCATCGTCGTCAATAAGGGAGACTATGAGGGAGCCGACTCGACGCTCCGGGATCTGCAAGCCTGGCATCCCCACGTGCTGCGCACCGTGGCCGCGAAGGGCGAGGGAGTAGCCGAGCTCATCGCTGCGATAGCGGAGCACGAACGGATGCAGGATCTTGGCCGCCGCTGTGCGACGAGTTGCGCCGATGCCTATCCGAACGGTCGAACGTCGGCGCGAGCCTGA
- the mvaB gene encoding hydroxymethylglutaryl-CoA lyase — translation MSRMRRAPVRIIEVGPRDGLQNETTIMSTDKKVTFVNALSRTGVTEIEAGSFVSPTAVPQLGDSDDVFRRIERVPGVIYSALVPNERGLERARAAAAQKIAVFTAASETFTRRNINATISESCVRFRPVVAGAKRDGLGVRGYISTAIYCPYEGRIAPTQVADVTKRLLDLGVDEISLGDTVGKASPADVRRLLDVVRPQLPPARLALHFHDTYGMAVANVLTAWWEYDIDAFDCAAGGLGGCPYAPGATGNVATEDVVYALKASGAQVAVDEVKMIYAVESIHRVLGGRSRSRLAQVEGMDSVSSEAVLRG, via the coding sequence ATGAGCCGCATGCGCAGGGCACCGGTCCGCATCATCGAGGTCGGCCCGAGGGATGGCCTGCAGAACGAAACGACGATCATGTCGACCGACAAGAAGGTGACCTTCGTCAACGCCTTGTCCAGAACGGGTGTCACCGAGATCGAGGCCGGTTCCTTCGTGTCACCCACGGCGGTCCCGCAACTGGGGGATAGCGATGACGTGTTCCGCAGGATCGAGCGAGTCCCCGGCGTCATCTATTCGGCGCTGGTGCCTAACGAAAGGGGTCTCGAACGGGCGAGGGCGGCTGCGGCCCAGAAGATCGCGGTGTTCACCGCCGCTTCCGAGACCTTCACGCGGCGCAACATCAATGCGACGATCTCGGAGTCGTGTGTCCGATTCCGCCCGGTGGTGGCCGGGGCCAAGCGCGACGGCCTGGGCGTGCGTGGGTACATATCGACCGCGATCTACTGCCCATACGAAGGCCGGATTGCGCCGACTCAGGTGGCCGACGTCACCAAGCGATTGCTCGATCTGGGCGTCGACGAAATTTCGCTGGGCGACACGGTCGGTAAAGCGTCCCCCGCCGATGTTCGCAGACTTTTGGATGTGGTACGGCCGCAACTTCCTCCGGCACGGCTCGCACTCCATTTTCACGACACCTATGGGATGGCGGTCGCCAACGTGCTGACCGCTTGGTGGGAATATGACATCGACGCGTTCGACTGCGCCGCCGGTGGTCTGGGAGGCTGTCCGTACGCGCCGGGCGCGACCGGTAATGTCGCCACCGAGGATGTCGTCTATGCCCTGAAAGCCAGCGGCGCACAGGTGGCCGTCGACGAAGTGAAGATGATCTACGCCGTGGAATCCATTCACCGCGTGTTGGGCGGCCGTAGCCGATCTCGGTTGGCCCAAGTGGAAGGCATGGACTCCGTGAGTTCGGAAGCGGTCCTTCGTGGCTAG
- a CDS encoding enoyl-CoA hydratase: protein MGDSAIIRVDRRGDVARVFLNRPERRNAFHRPMVLELRRIFDDLSHDERVRCAVLGGVGDVFCSGADLEWMAADGSIAPQQARDDAECLNAMYRAIDACPCPVIGRVEGPAYGGGVGLLVVCDVAVADQGATFGLSEARLGLVPAVIAPFVVRKAGESFMRRYALTGETFSASTARHFNIIHDVVQREALDKRMDELIDAVVRLSPEALRRTKALLRKILQSPETEHGPLCVEANAEARLSTQAREGLDAFLAKRTPEWAVRRVAG from the coding sequence ATGGGCGACTCGGCCATCATACGGGTTGATCGACGGGGGGACGTGGCGCGGGTCTTCTTGAACAGGCCGGAGCGCCGCAACGCGTTCCACCGGCCGATGGTCCTTGAGTTGCGCCGGATATTCGACGACCTGAGTCATGACGAGCGCGTCAGATGCGCGGTGCTGGGCGGAGTGGGAGACGTATTTTGCTCCGGCGCGGACTTGGAGTGGATGGCTGCAGACGGTTCGATTGCTCCGCAGCAGGCGAGGGACGATGCAGAGTGTCTCAATGCCATGTATCGAGCCATTGATGCATGTCCGTGTCCCGTGATCGGTCGGGTGGAGGGACCGGCCTACGGAGGCGGCGTCGGCCTGCTCGTGGTGTGCGACGTCGCCGTTGCGGACCAGGGCGCGACCTTTGGGCTCAGCGAAGCACGGCTCGGCCTGGTTCCGGCGGTGATCGCCCCGTTCGTCGTCCGAAAGGCCGGTGAGTCGTTCATGCGTCGCTATGCTCTGACCGGTGAGACGTTTTCGGCGTCGACGGCGCGGCACTTCAATATCATTCACGATGTCGTGCAGCGGGAGGCGCTGGACAAGCGGATGGACGAATTGATCGACGCGGTGGTCCGGCTCTCTCCCGAGGCGTTGCGACGCACGAAGGCGCTGCTTCGAAAGATCCTCCAGTCGCCGGAAACAGAGCATGGGCCTCTGTGCGTGGAGGCCAACGCAGAGGCCAGACTGTCGACACAAGCCCGGGAGGGGCTCGACGCGTTTTTGGCGAAGCGCACCCCCGAGTGGGCGGTGCGGCGGGTGGCTGGATAG